CGTGCCATTCTATGGGGAAAGTTCTATGCTGTACTATCGCAAAGATTTGTTTGATAAAGCTGGGATTACGGTTCCCGAACAGCCAACCTATCCTCAAATGAGAGAATGGGCAAGCAAAATCCATAATCCAGCCAATGGAGTTTACGGAGTTTGCTTGCGGGGAAAACCCGGTTGGGGTGAAAACATGGCATTTGTTTCCACATTGGTCAATACTTATGGCGGACGATGGTTTGACATGAAGTGGCAACCGACGATCAATACTCCAGCTTGGAAAGAAGCGATCGCTTTTTATGTTGATTTGCTGCAAAAATACGGGCCGCCAGGAGCCAGTTCCAATGGTTTCAATGAAAATCTAGCATTATTCTCCACAGGTAAATGCGGGATGTGGGTAGATGCAACTGTCGCTGCCGGCTTGTTATCTAATCCCAAAGAATCGCGAGTTTATGACAAAGTTGGCTTTGCCCGTGCGCCAATTGAAAAATATCCCAACGGTTCAAATTGGCTTTGGGCATGGGCGTTAGCAGTTCCTAAAACATCAAAATCACCGGAAGCTGCACAAAAATTCGTTGCTTGGGCAACATCAAAAGAATATATCCAACTAGTTGCAAAAGAAAATAGCTGGGTTGCTGTCCCACCAGGTACTCGGACTTCCACCTATGAAAATCCCAACTATCGCAAAGCTGCACCCTTTGCGGATATCGTGCTAAGAGCAATTCAATCTGCCGATATTACCCATCCATCCGCAGAACCAACTCCGTATAAGGGAGTGCAATATGTGGATATTCCAGAATTTCAGGCGATCGGGTCTTCGGTTGGGCAAACTTTGGCAGCGGCATTAACTAATCGTACTTCGGTAGACCAAGCGTTGCAGCAATCGCAGAGATCGACTGAACGCTTCATGAAACACACGGGTTATATCGAGTGACAAAAGTTTTCTCTGTGCCTCTGTGTCTCTGTGGTGAAAAAGGAAAAACGAACCACGAAGACACGAAGGACACGAAGGAAAGAAAGTTTTAGAGAGATTTTGCGCAAGTGCTGCCATTTTGAATTTTGAATTTTGAATTGAAATTATGTCTTCTTCATTAGCGGTAAAACCTCAACAGGAAACGCCACCACCCGCGAGGCCAAGAACCAAGCGGCAAGCTTCAACCTTACCTCTAGTTGCGCCTTCGGTCGTTGTCCTGTTGCTGTGGATGATTGTGCCTCTGGTGATGACTTTATGGTTTTCTTTTCAGCGGTATAACTTGCTGAATCCACAGGCACGTAGATTCATCGGGATTGAAAATTTTACGTTCATCCTGACTGACTCAGCTTTATGGACATCGATCGCCATCACAATTATTTTGGTTGTTTCGGTTCTAGTAATTACAATCGGGCTGGGTACATTACTAGCAGTGCTATTTGACCAAGATTTTTATGGGCGTGGAGTGGCGAGGGTGTTAGCAATCTCGCCGTTTTTTGTGATGCCTACAGTTAGCGCCCTGATCTGGAAAAATATGCTGATGCATCCAGTAAATGGGCTGTTCGCGCAAATCACTACAGGTTTGGGTTTAGGGGCAATTGATTGGTTTGCTAGTGTCCCTCTGCTGGCAATCATTATTATTGTTTCTTGGGAATGGCTGCCTTTTGCTTTGCTAATTTTACTAACAGCCATTCAGTCACTCGATCGCGATCAGTTAGAAGCAGCGCGAATGGATGGGGCAAATGCGATCGCTCTTTTTCGTTTCGTTATGCTACCCCATCTCAGCCGCGCCATTTCTGTGGTCGCCATGATCGAGACGATTTTTTTCCTCACCATCTTTGCAGAAATCTTTGTTACCACAGGCGGCGGCCCCGGACTTGCAACCACCAACCTCGCCTATTACATCTTCCTTAAAGCCTTGCTGGAATTCGATGTTGGTGGTGCCTCAGCAGGTGGATTAATCGCCGTCATCCTTGCCAACGTCGTGGCAATCTTCTTGATGCGTAGTGTTGCTCGTAATTTGGATACCTAACATGGCACGTAAAAACTCGAAGCTTTGGCTATGGACATTACTGGGGTGGCTGGTTGCTGTTCTATTATTTTTCCCCATCTTCTGGATGTTTATCACCAGTTTCAAAACCGAAGTCGCGGCAGTTTCCACACCCCCGCAGTTATTTTTCCGCCCGACATTAGAAAACTATGTTGCTATCCAAGACCGGGCAAATTATTTCAATTATGCATTTAACAGCGTAGCCGTTTCCCTTGGAGCCACCATACTTGCATTACTGCTTGCCGTACCTGCTGCTTACGCGATGGCATTCTTCCCCACGAAACGCACCAAGGGAACTCTGCTGTGGATGCTGTCTACGAAAATGCTGCCACCTGTCGGCGTACTAGTCCCCATCTACATTTTGTGTCGCAATGCTGGGTTACTAGATACCCGCATCGGTTTGATTATCATTTATACCTTGATTAACTTGCCGATTGTCGTTTGGATGATTTACAGCTTCTTTAAAGAAGTTCCCAAAGATATTCTCGAAGCCGATCGCATGGATGGCGCAACCACACAGCAAGAACTCCTTCACGTCTTGCTACCACTAGCATTGCCCGGAATTGCCTCCACTGCCTTACTCTCAATTATCTTGTCCTGGAACGAAGCATTTTGGAGCCTCAACTTAACAACAGCAGATGCCGCCCCACTCACAGCTTTTATTGCTTCATTTTCCAGCCCTCAAGGATTATTTTGGGCAAAACTTTCCGCAGCATCAACACTAGCGATCGCACCCATCCTCATCTTCGGTTGGCTAAGTCAACGCCAACTAGTCCGAGGCCTGACATTCGGTGCAGTGAAGTAGAAGGCAGAAGGAATTAGAACAAACTCTTGTATTCTTCTTTGCGTCTTTGCGCCTTTGCGTGAGAATTTCTTTTCTTCAACCCCCTTAACCGAAACATTTTATGTCAACAGTTGCTTTAAGAGATATCCATAAAACCTACGCCGACACAGAAATCATCAAAGGCGTAGATCTCGACATTAACGATCGCGAATTTGTGGTCTTCGTCGGCCCCTCCGGCTGCGGTAAATCCACTCTACTCCGCATGATTGCTGGATTAGAAGAAATTTCCGCTGGCGATTTGCTGATCGATGGGCAGAAAGTCAACGATGTACCCCCCGATAAACGCGGTTTGGCAATGGTGTTTCAAACCTACGCCTTATATCCCCACATGACAGTCGCAGAGAACATGGCTTTTAGCCTGCGGCTGGCGGGTATGCCCAAAGCCCAACGGATTGAAAGGGCGCGGGAAGTCGCCCGTATCCTGCAACTAGAACCGCTGTTAAACCGCAAACCCAAAGAACTATCCGGAGGACAACGCCAACGGGTAGCAATTGGTCGGGCGTTGGTGCGCAATCCCAAAGTATTTTTGTTTGATGAGCCGTTATCTAACCTAGATGCAGCTTTGCGGGTGCAGATGCGGATTGAACTTGCCAGTTTACACGACAGCTTGCAAGCCACGATGATTTACGTCACCCACGACCAAGTCGAAGCCATGACCCTTGCCGATAAAATTGTGGTATTGCAAGGCGGTATCATCGAACAAGTTGGTTCTCCCCTAGAACTTTACCACCATCCCCGCAATCTTTTTGTTGCCGGATTTATTGGTTCGCCCAAAATGAACTTTATCCCGGTGACAGTATCATCCGTCACTGACTCTGGGACAACGGTAAGACTTCCTGGTGACGCAACTGTGATGATTCCGGTGATGCCTAAAACTTTGTCGGCTGGCGATCGCGCCACATTAGGAATTCGTCCCGAACATTTGCGGCTGGATGCTAATAACCCCAGCATCAATGGTGAAGTACTAGTGGTAGAACGACTGGGTGGGGAAACCTATCTCTACGTCAGGATTACGGGTGGTGAAACCATCATTGTACAAACAGATGGAGACGAGCCTGCCCAATTACACGATTTCGTTCCTATATCCATTAAAGGCGAACTTTGCCATTTGTTCGATCGCAGCGGTGAAGCCATTCCCAAAGCTCGTCGTCATCACCTAACCATGAATGAATCCCATGAACAGCAATATCAGCGCAGACTCAGCAATCAAGCTGAATGAAGCTTCCCTATCTCGTTTAGGCAATAACGTCCGCGTACCCCAGTACGATCGCCACCAAATTACTAACGGCATTGTCCATATCGGTGTGGGCGGGTTCCATCGGGCACACCAGGCATTATATCTCGATAACTACTTTCATCAGCATCCCGGCAGCGATTGGGGAATCACCGGGGTGGGGCTACTAGAATTCGACAAACGAATGCGGGATGCACTGAACTATCAAGATTGTTTGTATACCTTAGTTGAACGTTCCCCCGAAGGTGACAAAGCTCGTGTCATTGGTGCAATTACAAAATATCTCTTTGCCCCAGATAACCGCCAAGCCGTCATTAACACCTTAGCAGATCCCAAATGCCGCATCGTCACCCTCACTATTACCGAAGGCGGCTACTACTATATTGAAGGTAGCGGTGAATTTGATGCTAATCATCCAACAATTCAGTACGATTTACAGAATCCCGACCAGCCAATTGGCGTATATGGCTTTTTGACAGCCGCCTTAGCTCGTCGCCGTCAACGGGGAATAGCACCGTTTACCGTATTATCCTGCGACAATTTGCAAGGTAACGGCAACATTGCCCACGAAATGTTGACCGCTTATGCAGAAATGCGCGATCCAGAGTTGCGACGTTGGATTGCTGAACATGTGACCTTCCCCAACTGCATGGTCGATCGCATTACTCCCGCCACAACTCCAGACGATATCAAAATGGTGGCAGAACAGTTTAAAATTGATGATGCCTTTCCTGTTGTGGCTGAACCATTTCTTCAGTGGGTAGTCGAAGACGAATTTTGTGCGGGTAGACCTGATTGGGAAGACGTGGGCGTGCAGATGACCAACGATGTTCATCCCTATGAGATGATGAAAATCCGGCTACTCAACGCCAGTCACCTGTTAATTGGCTATCTCGGCACATTAGCGGGCTACACCTACGTTCATGAAGTGATGGCCGACCCCATGATTAGGCAAGCCGTCGAAAATTTAATGGCAGAAGTTACGCCCACACTCCAACCCGTACCGGGAATTGACTTAGATAATTACAAACAAACCTTAATAGAACGCTTTGCCAATCCCAAGATTCGCGATCAACTCCCCCGCCTTTGCCTCAATAGCTCCGCCAAAATGCCAAAATTTGTTTTAGGCTCAGTCCGTGACGCCCTGCGCCAAAAAGGAGCAATTGAATACATGAGCCTCACAGTAGCAGCTTGGTTCCGTTACCTCAACGGGCTGGACGATAAAGGTAACTCCATCCCCATTGATGACCCCATAGCAGGTACTTTAACGCAACTTGCTCGTGACAGTGGTTCAGACCCCAAACCATTACTCAACCTCACCGAGATTTTTGGCGATTTATCTCAGTCAGCGCCTTTTGTCGATGCAGTTACCAACCATTTACGCCGATTGTATGAGTTGGGAGCGAAAGAAACCCTAGCGCGATTCTCCTTGGTACATTGAAACACGACCCTTTCATTCTTCCCTTCGCGTTCTTTGCGTCCTTTGCGGTTCGTTAAATAATTTGATTGTTTATGCGATCGCACAACACTAACCTAATTAAACAAGCGTAGGCGCACAAATAGCCACGTTTCGCCCGTAAATCTCGCAAGATAAAGTCTCAAAAGCTAGCATTGCAGAAAATAACTCCGCGATCGCGCTTTTGAAGT
The genomic region above belongs to Calothrix sp. NIES-2098 and contains:
- a CDS encoding putative bacterial extracellular solute-binding protein, with the translated sequence MRIPRFAKVLVAFLAGVMLAQLLHACAPRSQAAEKTTLTIATVNNGDMVVMQGLSRKFEEANRNIQLRWVVLEENVLRQRTTTDVASQGGQFDVLTIGSYETPIWARRDWLRPLDLGADYDVNDLLKPIRQGLSNNGKLYAVPFYGESSMLYYRKDLFDKAGITVPEQPTYPQMREWASKIHNPANGVYGVCLRGKPGWGENMAFVSTLVNTYGGRWFDMKWQPTINTPAWKEAIAFYVDLLQKYGPPGASSNGFNENLALFSTGKCGMWVDATVAAGLLSNPKESRVYDKVGFARAPIEKYPNGSNWLWAWALAVPKTSKSPEAAQKFVAWATSKEYIQLVAKENSWVAVPPGTRTSTYENPNYRKAAPFADIVLRAIQSADITHPSAEPTPYKGVQYVDIPEFQAIGSSVGQTLAAALTNRTSVDQALQQSQRSTERFMKHTGYIE
- a CDS encoding putative ABC transporter permease protein is translated as MSSSLAVKPQQETPPPARPRTKRQASTLPLVAPSVVVLLLWMIVPLVMTLWFSFQRYNLLNPQARRFIGIENFTFILTDSALWTSIAITIILVVSVLVITIGLGTLLAVLFDQDFYGRGVARVLAISPFFVMPTVSALIWKNMLMHPVNGLFAQITTGLGLGAIDWFASVPLLAIIIIVSWEWLPFALLILLTAIQSLDRDQLEAARMDGANAIALFRFVMLPHLSRAISVVAMIETIFFLTIFAEIFVTTGGGPGLATTNLAYYIFLKALLEFDVGGASAGGLIAVILANVVAIFLMRSVARNLDT
- a CDS encoding putative ABC transporter permease protein yields the protein MARKNSKLWLWTLLGWLVAVLLFFPIFWMFITSFKTEVAAVSTPPQLFFRPTLENYVAIQDRANYFNYAFNSVAVSLGATILALLLAVPAAYAMAFFPTKRTKGTLLWMLSTKMLPPVGVLVPIYILCRNAGLLDTRIGLIIIYTLINLPIVVWMIYSFFKEVPKDILEADRMDGATTQQELLHVLLPLALPGIASTALLSIILSWNEAFWSLNLTTADAAPLTAFIASFSSPQGLFWAKLSAASTLAIAPILIFGWLSQRQLVRGLTFGAVK
- a CDS encoding TOBE domain family protein, whose amino-acid sequence is MSTVALRDIHKTYADTEIIKGVDLDINDREFVVFVGPSGCGKSTLLRMIAGLEEISAGDLLIDGQKVNDVPPDKRGLAMVFQTYALYPHMTVAENMAFSLRLAGMPKAQRIERAREVARILQLEPLLNRKPKELSGGQRQRVAIGRALVRNPKVFLFDEPLSNLDAALRVQMRIELASLHDSLQATMIYVTHDQVEAMTLADKIVVLQGGIIEQVGSPLELYHHPRNLFVAGFIGSPKMNFIPVTVSSVTDSGTTVRLPGDATVMIPVMPKTLSAGDRATLGIRPEHLRLDANNPSINGEVLVVERLGGETYLYVRITGGETIIVQTDGDEPAQLHDFVPISIKGELCHLFDRSGEAIPKARRHHLTMNESHEQQYQRRLSNQAE
- a CDS encoding mannitol 2-dehydrogenase, translated to MNSNISADSAIKLNEASLSRLGNNVRVPQYDRHQITNGIVHIGVGGFHRAHQALYLDNYFHQHPGSDWGITGVGLLEFDKRMRDALNYQDCLYTLVERSPEGDKARVIGAITKYLFAPDNRQAVINTLADPKCRIVTLTITEGGYYYIEGSGEFDANHPTIQYDLQNPDQPIGVYGFLTAALARRRQRGIAPFTVLSCDNLQGNGNIAHEMLTAYAEMRDPELRRWIAEHVTFPNCMVDRITPATTPDDIKMVAEQFKIDDAFPVVAEPFLQWVVEDEFCAGRPDWEDVGVQMTNDVHPYEMMKIRLLNASHLLIGYLGTLAGYTYVHEVMADPMIRQAVENLMAEVTPTLQPVPGIDLDNYKQTLIERFANPKIRDQLPRLCLNSSAKMPKFVLGSVRDALRQKGAIEYMSLTVAAWFRYLNGLDDKGNSIPIDDPIAGTLTQLARDSGSDPKPLLNLTEIFGDLSQSAPFVDAVTNHLRRLYELGAKETLARFSLVH